A single Biomphalaria glabrata chromosome 2, xgBioGlab47.1, whole genome shotgun sequence DNA region contains:
- the LOC106073079 gene encoding leucine-rich repeat-containing protein 40-like isoform X1, protein MAGREVACVVNRCHQALENNKLDLSCCQLTSVPDAIFLLLSSIELKCCTFSQNLLRKIPSKLAVKFNLLIELDLSHNHLSCLPEELKHMDSLSTLDISHNDFSTLPSIIYKLDSLKKMNAEKNNIQEIDVTKLKLLPNLVEINMQENPLTQDTYTHLLNLTDKITVLVTPLDAQGSEVNMTKELWPPSEKVDD, encoded by the exons ATGGCTGGTAGAGAAGTTGCTTGTGTTGTTAATAGATGTCATCAAGCattggaaaataataaattag ACTTGTCTTGCTGTCAACTAACCAGTGTGCCAGATGCAATATTTCTACTACTGAGCAGCATTGAACTCAAGTGCTGTACATTCTCCCAGAATCTTTTGAGAAAAATACCATCCAAGCTTGCAGTCAAATTTAATTTACTCATAG aacttgATTTGAGTCATAATCATTTGTCCTGTCTGCCAGAAGAACTAAAGCATATGGACTCTCTTTCAACATTAGACATATCTCACAATGATTTCTCCACTCTCCCTTCAATTATATATAAGTTGGATAGCCTCAAAAAAATGaatgctgaaaaaaacaacattcagg AGATTGATGTAACAAAGTTGAAGCTATTGCCAAACCTTGTAGAAATCAACATGCAAGAGAATCCTTTAACACAGGATACTTATactcatttattaaatttaacagATAAAATTACAGTTCTAGTCACACCTCTGGATGCACAAG